One segment of Ricinus communis isolate WT05 ecotype wild-type chromosome 8, ASM1957865v1, whole genome shotgun sequence DNA contains the following:
- the LOC8282318 gene encoding probable aspartic protease At2g35615, with protein MAAVSSIYVSLFIAFISMVSAFSLVEARNAGFSASLIHRDSSVSPLYNPRDTYFDRLRNSFHRSISRANRFKPNSISARALVQSDIVPGGGEYLMRISIGNPQVEILAIADTGSDLIWVQCQPCEMCYKQNSPIFDPRRSSSYRNVLCGNEFCNKLDGEARSCDARGFVKTCGYTYSYGDQSFSDGHLAIERFGIGSTNSSTSAAIAYFQEVAFGCGTKNGGTFDELGSGIIGLGGGSMSLVSQLGPKLSGKFSYCLVPTSEQSNYTSKINFGNDINISGSNYNVVSTPLLPKKPETYYYLTLEAISVENKRLPYTNLWNGEVEKGNIIIDSGTTLTFLDSEFFNNLDSAVEEAVKGERVSDPHGLFNICFKDEKAIELPIITAHFTGADVELQPVNTFAKVEEDLLCFTMIPSNDIAIFGNLAQMNFLVGYDLEKKAVSFLPTDCTKQ; from the coding sequence ATGGCTGCCGTTTCCAGTATTTATGTCTCTTTATTCATAGCCTTCATTAGTATGGTATCAGCTTTTTCACTTGTAGAAGCCAGGAATGCCGGTTTTTCTGCCAGTCTCATTCATCGCGATTCTTCCGTTTCTCCACTTTACAACCCGAGGGATACTTACTTTGATCGTTTGCGGAACTCCTTTCATCGTTCCATATCGCGTGCTAATCGTTTCAAGCCAAATTCAATCTCTGCGAGAGCACTAGTCCAATCTGATATAGTGCCAGGCGGTGGAGAATATCTCATGAGAATTTCAATTGGCAATCCACAAGTTGAGATACTTGCAATTGCTGATACAGGTAGTGATCTAATCTGGGTTCAATGTCAGCCTTGTGAAATGTGTTACAAGCAGAATTCTCCTATCTTCGATCCTAGGCGGTCTTCAAGTTATCGAAATGTGTTATGCGGGAATGAGTTTTGCAATAAATTAGATGGTGAAGCTCGATCATGTGATGCCAGAGGATTTGTCAAGACCTGCGGTTACACTTACTCTTATGGAGATCAATCCTTTTCTGATGGTCATCTTGCCATTGAAAGATTTGGCATTGGCTCCACGAATAGCAGCACCAGTGCTGCTATAGCTTATTTTCAAGAAGTTGCATTTGGCTGTGGAACAAAAAATGGTGGCACCTTTGATGAGTTAGGTTCTGGTATAATTGGCCTTGGAGGTGGTTCTATGTCTCTTGTTTCTCAGCTAGGTCCTAAACTAAGTGGCAAATTCTCATACTGTTTAGTACCCACATCAGAACAATCAAATTACACCAGCAAGATTAATTTTGGTAATGACATTAACATTTCAGGTTCTAACTATAATGTGGTTTCTACTCCGTTGTTACCTAAAAAGCCTGAGACTTACTATTACTTGACACTAGAGGCAATTAGTGTTGAAAACAAGAGATTACCTTATACAAATTTATGGAATGGTGAAGTCGAAAAGGGTAACATTATCATTGATTCAGGTACAACATTGACGTTTCTTGATTCTGAGTTCTTCAATAACTTGGATTCAGCAGTGGAAGAAGCCGTTAAGGGAGAACGCGTTAGTGATCCACATGGGCTGTTCAACATCTGCTTTAAAGATGAAAAGGCTATTGAACTTCCAATCATCACTGCTCATTTTACTGGTGCAGATGTGGAATTACAGCCTGTGAATACATTTGCCAAAGTAGAGGAAGATTTGCTTTGTTTTACTATGATCCCATCTAATGATATAGCCATTTTTGGGAACTTGGCTCAGATGAACTTTCTGGTAGGGTATGACCTTGAGAAAAAAGCTGTGTCTTTCTTACCTACCGACTGTACCAAACAGTAG
- the LOC8282317 gene encoding RHOMBOID-like protein 5 → MGKRPPVPDIEVGAYVKQPPPPPPPPPPPLPEKWRSWLVPVIFSVNITIFVYTMYVNDCPAKTGADKCLLYDLLGRFSFQPLQENAVLGPSVITLERLGALDPMAIVKNGEAWRFFSCIWLHAGVVHLFTNMISLLFIGIRLEEEFGFLRIGVLYVLSGFGGSLMSSLRRKPSISVGASGALLGLLGSMLSELLMNWTIYANKCSAISTLLLIIALNLAFGLIPHVDNSAHIGGFLSGFLLGFILLMRPQYGYVSSRYIPVGYNIKKKSKHKCYQYLLLITALVVLIVGYIWGLAALYGGHTL, encoded by the exons ATGGGCAAGAGGCCGCCAGTACCAGATATTGAGGTGGGGGCCTATGTCAAACAGCCGCcgcctcctcctcctcctcctcctccaccacTCCCTGAGAAATGGCGCTCCTGGCTGGTGCCTGTCATATTTAGTGTTAACATAACCATATTTGTTTATACAATGTATGTGAATGATTGCCCTGCAAAGACAGGTGCAGATAAATGTCTTCTATATGATCTTTTAGGGAGATTTTCATTCCAACCATTGCAAGAAAATGCTGTCCTTGGACCTTCCGTTATCAC GCTGGAACGTTTAGGGGCACTTGATCCGATGGCAATAGTAAAGAATGGCGAAGCGTGGCGCTTCTTTTCCTGTATATGGCTACATGCTGGAGTTGTTCATCTGTTTACAAATATGATCAGCCTTCTATTTATAGGAATCCGACTTGAGGAGGAATTCGGGTTTT TGAGGATAGGAGTGTTGTATGTATTGTCCGGTTTTGGTGGAAGCTTGATGTCTTCTCTTCGTCGGAAGCCAAGTATATCAGTCGGTGCATCTGGTGCACTTCTCGGACTTCTGGGATCAATGCTATCAGAGCTCCTCATGAACTGGACAATCTATGCAAATAAG TGTTCAGCAATTAGCACCCTCTTGCTAATCATTGCCCTGAATTTGGCCTTTGGTCTCATACCTCATGTGGACAATTCAGCTCATATTGGAGGATTTCTTTCAGGATTTCTTCTTGGATTCATTCTTCTAATGCGTCCTCAATATGGATATGTAAGCAGCAGGTATATACCTGTAGGATacaatatcaaaaagaaatccaaGCACAAATGCTATCAGTACCTACTGTTGATCACAGCATTAGTTGTCCTAATTGTCGG ATATATATGGGGTTTGGCTGCACTGTACGGTGGCCATACATTATAG
- the LOC8282316 gene encoding DCC family protein At1g52590, chloroplastic isoform X1, which translates to MALVTPSSCVRLTAVPTAHVRHRMAVFATISPPSSGTVNWVEATNGFFERDARPIMLFDGVCNLCNGGVRFVRDNDRNRKIRYEALQSEAGKKLLRRSGRAPDDISSVVLVEKDRSYIKSEAVLKIMEYIDLPFPQLAFFLQFVPLFIRDFVYDNVANNRYTIFGRSESCEIYND; encoded by the exons ATGGCATTAGTTACTCCCAGCAGTTGCGTCCGATTAACAGCGGTACCTACTGCGCACGTTAGGCACAGAATGGCTGTGTTTGCTACTATATCCCCTCCAAGTAGTGGAACCGTGAATTGGGTCGAGGCAACTAATGGCTTCTTTGAAAGAGACGCCAGACCCATCATGTTGTTTGATG GTGTTTGCAATCTTTGCAATGGAGGTGTTAGGTTTGTGCGTGACAATGATAGAAATAG GAAAATTAGGTATGAAGCTCTTCAAAGTGAGGCAGGTAAAAAGCTGCTCAGGAGGTCAGGAAGAGCCCCTGATGATATTTCAAGTGTTGTACTTGTTGAAAAGGACAG ATCATATATCAAGTCAGAAGCTGTGTTGAAGATAATGGAATACATTGACTTGCCTTTTCCCCAGCTAGCATTCTTCCTACAGTTTGTACCTCT GTTCATAAGGGATTTTGTCTATGACAACGTTGCAAACAATCGTTACACAATTTTTGGTCGGTCGGAATCATGTGAGATATATAATGATTGA
- the LOC8282312 gene encoding O-fucosyltransferase 13 isoform X2, protein MRRDFCDGVGIARLLNATLVLPKFEVASYWNESSGFADVFDVDYFIQQINGFVKVVKELPPEIASKEPFRVDTSKRKGQFDYIESILPSLLEHHYISLTPAMSQRRDRYPLYAKAALCQACYSALRLTRSLEKKASELLGAIPKPFLSLHLRFEPDMVAYSQCEYSGLSPASMKAIEAARVDRKPWTGELARIWRRRGKCPLTPNETAIIFQALAIPTKTNIYLAAGDGLMEIEGLTSVYTNVFKKSELLSGEDFINMHGNTKAALDYYVSIHSDSYMATYFGNMDKMVSAMRAYKGLYKTLFLSRRAFSELTFQGLRGKELMQALWKAHKEDFVMGKGSALPDCFCEFKL, encoded by the exons CGGCTTTGCAGATGTATTTGATGTAGATTACTTCATTCAACAGATAAATGGTTTTGTTAAAGTTGTTAAGGAATTGCCACCAGAGATTGCATCAAAAGAACCGTTTCGGGTAGACACTAGCAAACGCAAAGGTCAATTTGATTATATTGAAAGTATTCTCCCATCCCTATTGGAGCACCATTATATTTCACTTACGCCAGCAATGAGCCAAAGAAGGGACAG GTATCCTTTGTATGCAAAGGCTGCACTTTGTCAAGCTTGTTATAGTGCTTTACGCCTTACACGATCCTTGGAAAAGAAAGCTTCAGAACTTCTGGGAGCTATACCAAAACCCTTTCTTTCCCTTCACCTTCGATTTGAACCTGATATGGTTGCATACAGCCAATGTGAGTACTCAGGCCTTTCTCCTGCATCAATGAAAGCCATTGAAGCTGCAAGGGTAGATAGAAAACCATGGACTGGAGAGTTGGCTCGTATTTGGAGAAGAAGGGGGAAGTGTCCTCTCACCCCTAACGAGACAGCCATCATATTTCAGGCGCTTGCTATTCCcacaaaaacaaatatatatcttGCAGCTGGGGATGGCCTGATGGAGATTGAAGGCTTAACATCTGTGTACACAAATGTTTTTAAAAAGTCTGAGCTTCTTAGTGGTGAGGACTTTATAAACATGCATGGGAACACAAAAGCTGCCTTGGATTATTATGTATCTATTCATAGTGATTCATATATGGCTACCTATTTTGGTAACATGGATAAGATGGTTTCTGCAATGCGAGCTTACAAGGGGCTCTATAAAACCCTATTCTTAAGCCGAAGAGCCTTTTCAGAGCTCACCTTTCAGGGCTTGAGAGGGAAGGAATTGATGCAAGCCTTATGGAAAGCTCACAAAGAAGATTTTGTCATGGGTAAAGGGTCTGCTTTGCCCGACTGTTTTTGTGAATTTAAATTGTGA
- the LOC125370909 gene encoding LOW QUALITY PROTEIN: probable polygalacturonase At3g15720 (The sequence of the model RefSeq protein was modified relative to this genomic sequence to represent the inferred CDS: inserted 1 base in 1 codon), which produces MQVQGHPQELLIGIIVLAIWSKSGEAISCSIITDVMQYGAVGDGEIDDSEGFMKAWESICNCDISSAILLIPAERTFLLKPVRFQGXCKSSPINIQVFGDIIATTDTTAYDDRDNKQWLAFFSVNDLDINGNGKIDGQGAIWWQKFDEIGGRRPTALTFDQCNNLQLSGLTHINSAQDHIHFSGCSNVLVSDLHITAPESSPNTDGIDISHSSNIQIHDCTIGTGDDCVAIGGGSSNINITGVTCGPGHGISIGSLGKNGKSDTVEEVYVKDCTLKGTTNGLRIKTWQGGSGHARQIHFEGITLDAVDNPIIIDQYYCEHKSACKNQVIPAAILAKYMLYKAFLFFFF; this is translated from the exons atgcaAGTTCAAGGTCACCCTCAA GAATTGCTCATTGGGATCATTGTTTTAGCAATATGGAGCAAGTCGGGTGAAGCAATTTCTTGCAGTATAATTACAGATGTGATGCAATATGGAGCTGTTGGAGATGGAGAAATAGACGACTCCGAA GGTTTTATGAAGGCTTGGGAAAGCATTTGTAATTGTGATATAAGCTCCGCAATCCTACTAATACCGGCAGAAAGGACATTCTTGTTAAAGCCAGTCAGGTTTCAAG CCTGTAAATCCTCCCCAATTAACATCCAG GTTTTCGGAGATATCATTGCAACAACTGACACTACAGCATATGATGATCGTGACAATAAACAGTGGCTCGCTTTCTTTAGTGTGAATGATCTCGACATCAATGGAAATGGAAAGATTGATGGCCAAGGTGCAATTTGGTGGCAGAAGTTCGACGAAATCGGCGGGAGACGACCCACT GCATTAACGTTCGACCAATGCAACAACCTTCAACTTAGTGGATTGACACATATTAATAGTGCCCAAGACCACATCCATTTTTCTGGGTGCAGCAATGTCCTTGTCTCTGACCTTCATATAACTGCTCCAGAATCGAGCCCTAACACTGATGGCATTGACATTAGTCACTCCAGCAATATCCAAATTCATGATTGCACCATTGGAACTG GTGATGATTGTGTTGCCATTGGAGGAGGTTCCTCAAACATCAATATAACTGGTGTGACGTGTGGACCAGGCCATGGTATAAG CATCGGAAGCTTAGGAAAAAATGGAAAGAGTGACACAGTAGAAGAAGTGTATGTCAAGGACTGCACTCTGAAAGGAACAACAAATGGATTGAGGATCAAAACTTGGCAA GGAGGATCTGGACACGCTAGACAGATACATTTTGAAGGGATTACACTTGATGCAGTTGACAACCCTATCATCATTGATCAGTACTACTGTGAACATAAATCAGCTTGCAAAAATCAAGTAATTCCAGCTGCCATCCTGGCAAAATACATGCTATACAaggcttttcttttcttttttttctaa
- the LOC8282316 gene encoding DCC family protein At1g52590, chloroplastic isoform X2, which produces MALVTPSSCVRLTAVPTAHVRHRMAVFATISPPSSGTVNWVEATNGFFERDARPIMLFDGVCNLCNGGVRFVRDNDRNRKIRYEALQSEAGKKLLRRSGRAPDDISSVVLVEKDRSYIKSEAVLKIMEYIDLPFPQLAFFLQFVPLYLLWLVTGS; this is translated from the exons ATGGCATTAGTTACTCCCAGCAGTTGCGTCCGATTAACAGCGGTACCTACTGCGCACGTTAGGCACAGAATGGCTGTGTTTGCTACTATATCCCCTCCAAGTAGTGGAACCGTGAATTGGGTCGAGGCAACTAATGGCTTCTTTGAAAGAGACGCCAGACCCATCATGTTGTTTGATG GTGTTTGCAATCTTTGCAATGGAGGTGTTAGGTTTGTGCGTGACAATGATAGAAATAG GAAAATTAGGTATGAAGCTCTTCAAAGTGAGGCAGGTAAAAAGCTGCTCAGGAGGTCAGGAAGAGCCCCTGATGATATTTCAAGTGTTGTACTTGTTGAAAAGGACAG ATCATATATCAAGTCAGAAGCTGTGTTGAAGATAATGGAATACATTGACTTGCCTTTTCCCCAGCTAGCATTCTTCCTACAGTTTGTACCTCT CTATCTATTGTGGCTGGTTACAGGTTCATAA
- the LOC8282314 gene encoding pentatricopeptide repeat-containing protein At1g80150, mitochondrial yields the protein MLSLRPIRRFCYSAAAAISSTDSPAAVSNRVLNQKPLEEPALAKLKAERDPEKLFNLFKANARNRLVIENRFAFEDTISRLAGARRFDYIEHLLEHQKTLPQGRREGFIIRIIMLYGKAGMTKHAVDTFNDMHMYGCKRTVKSFNAALKVLTETCDLEAIKAFLSEVPEKFDIILDIFSVNIIIKAFCKMSILDKAYLVMIQMERLGIRPDVVTYTTLISAFYKNDRWEISNGLWNLMVLKGCLPNLSTFNVRIQHLVNIRQSWQANEVMLLMERIGISPDEVTYNLVIKGFGQAGYLEMARRVYSALHGKGYKPNVKIYQTMIHCLCKGGEFDLAYTMCKDCMKKSWFLNVDTIHTLLDGLKKNGQLDKAKMIVTLAQRRMPPFSSKQLSIFDSLLSRS from the coding sequence ATGCTTTCTCTGCGACCTATTCGCAGATTTTGTTACTCCGCCGCTGCTGCTATTTCGTCAACTGATAGTCCTGCAGCTGTATCCAATCgtgttttaaatcaaaaaccTTTGGAAGAACCTGCCCTTGCCAAGCTAAAAGCTGAGAGAGACCCTGAAAAACTATTTAACCTTTTCAAAGCTAATGCTCGGAATAGGCTTGTCATTGAAAACCGCTTTGCATTTGAAGACACCATTTCTCGTTTAGCTGGTGCTCGTCGGTTCGATTACATTGAGCATTTGCTTGAGCACCAAAAGACTCTTCCCCAAGGTAGGCGTGAAGGGTTTATTATTAGGATTATAATGTTGTATGGTAAGGCAGGGATGACTAAGCATGCTGTAGATACTTTTAATGATATGCACATGTATGGGTGTAAGAGGACTGTTAAATCTTTTAATGCTGCACTTAAGGTGTTGACAGAAACCTGTGATTTAGAAGCAATTAAGGCATTTCTTAGCGAGGTTCCTGAGAAGTTTGATATTATACTGGATATTTTCTCAGTAAACATTATTATCAAGGCTTTTTGCAAAATGAGTATTTTGGATAAAGCATATTTGGTCATGATACAGATGGAAAGGTTGGGGATAAGACCTGATGTCGTTACATATACAACACTTATATCAGCATTTTATAAGAATGATCGGTGGGAAATTAGCAATGGCTTGTGGAACCTTATGGTGCTTAAGGGGTGCTTACCCAACCTTTCAACATTTAATGTTAGGATTCAACATCTAGTTAACATTAGACAATCATGGCAAGCTAATGAAGTGATGCTTTTGATGGAGAGAATTGGGATTTCACCTGATGAGGTTACATATAATTTGGTTATCAAAGGGTTTGGTCAAGCTGGGTATCTAGAGATGGCCAGAAGGGTTTACTCTGCTTTACACGGCAAGGGGTATAAGCCCAATGTTAAAATTTACCAAACCATGATTCATTGTTTGTGCAAGGGTGGGGAGTTTGATTTGGCATATACAATGTGTAAAGACTGCATGAAAAAGAGTTGGTTTTTGAATGTGGATACCATTCACACGCTGCTTGATGGACTAAAGAAGAATGGGCAGCTAGATAAGGCTAAGATGATTGTGACATTGGCTCAAAGAAGAATGcctcctttttcttcaaagcAATTGAGTATTTTTGATTCCTTATTGTCTAGAAGTTGA
- the LOC8282315 gene encoding signal peptidase complex catalytic subunit SEC11A, with the protein MGWIGETVDSIKSIQIRQLLTQAVSLGMIVTSALIIWKALMCITGSESPVVVVLSGSMEPGFKRGDILFLHMSRDPIRTGEIVVFNVDGREIPIVHRVIKVHEREDTGEVDVLTKGDNNYGDDRLLYAQGQLWLQRHHIMGRAVGFLPYVGWVTIIMTEKPIIKYILIGALGLLVITSKD; encoded by the exons atgggGTGGATCGGAGAAACAGTGGATTCTATCAAATCTATACAGATCCGGCAGCTTCTTACTCAGGCCGTTAGTCTAG GAATGATTGTTACATCTGCACTAATTATATGGAAGGCATTGATGTGCATTACCGGTAGTGAGTCTCCTGTGGTGGTTGTTCTATCTGGAAGTATGGAACCTGGCTTCAAGAGG GGGGATATATTGTTTTTGCACATGAGTAGGGATCCTATTCGTACAGGGGAGATTGTTGTCTTTAATGTTGAT GGCCGGGAGATTCCAATTGTCCATCGTGTAATTAAG GTCCATGAAAGGGAAGATACTGGGGAAGTTGATGTCCTCACAAAAG GGGATAATAATTATGGGGATGACAGACTTTTGTATGCTCAAGGTCAGCTCTGGCTGCAGCGGCACCATATCATGGGCAGAGCTGTTGG GTTCTTACCTTATGTTGGTTGGGTAACAATTATCATGACAGAAAAGCCAATTATTAAG TACATACTTATTGGTGCATTGGGATTGCTTGTCATAACTTCGAAGGACTGA
- the LOC8282313 gene encoding pentatricopeptide repeat-containing protein At1g52620, giving the protein MSKTLLSRIKPLHRPTPTSSSRIPFTPHLKDMVKDAIYIIKTDPEWQESLETHFLDTEIPASDIACHMFDQIHDPEMGLEFFHWASKQSNCGNYLNEFSCSSLLRLLARRRLFSEVESLLKIMKSKDLMPTREAFSLVISVFADCGLVDRALEFYRTFIKIHHCVPDVFSCNSLLNVLVKHGKVEIACKVYDEMVDRNGEVDNYTVCIMVKGLCKEGKVEDGWKLIEKRWGRGCMPNIVFYNTLIDGYCKKGDTERANVLFKELKMKGFLPTVKTYGAIINGFCKKGKFEVVDKLLVEMSERGLDVSIHIYNNIIDAQFKHGCRIEAADTVGWMIKSGCDPDMATYNILITGSCSCGEVHKAEQLLEQAIKRGLLPNKVSYTPLIHNYCKQGEYLRALDLLIKMSERGHKPDLVTYAALIHGLIVAGEVDVALTVRNKMVEKGVLPDANIYNVLMSGLCKKGRLPAAKVLLAEMLDQNVAPDAFITATLVDGFIRHGDFEEAKKLFELTIEKGIDPGVVGYNAMIKGYCKFGMMKDALLCFKRMIQGLHSPDEFTYSTIIDGYIKMNDLHGALRMFGLMVKGACKPNVVTYTLLINGFCLSGDINRAEKTFKQMRSLRLKPNVVTYTILIGCFCKGVNLTKACSFFEQMLMEKCLPNDVTYNYLMNGLTNNVDFVISNQRSEQTENSLVLESFGMMISDGWDRRAASYNSILICLCQHKMVKHALHLRDKMMSKGFLPDPVSLVALLHGLCLEGRSQDWNNVISCKLNERELQVAVKYSEKLDAFLSQGQTSEASLILHSLADQFSLQMEEVDNLEASSKTRPLN; this is encoded by the coding sequence ATGTCTAAAACTCTTCTCTCTCGCATCAAACCCCTTCATCGCCCAACACCCACTTCTAGTTCTCGCATTCCCTTCACACCTCATCTCAAAGATATGGTTAAAGACGCAATTTACATCATCAAAACCGACCCAGAATGGCAAGAATCTCTCGAAACCCATTTCTTGGATACAGAAATCCCGGCTTCAGATATCGCATGCCATATGTTTGATCAAATTCACGACCCAGAAATGGGTCTAGAGTTCTTTCATTGGGCATCAAAGCAGTCGAATTGCGGAAATTACTTAAATGAGTTTTCTTGTTCTTCGCTTTTGAGGTTATTGGCAAGACGTAGACTGTTTTCAGAGGTTGAGAGTTTATTAAAGATAATGAAATCGAAGGATTTAATGCCTACACGTGAAGCTTTCAGTCTTGTAATTAGTGTATTTGCGGATTGTGGGTTGGTTGATAGGGCTCTTGAATTCTACCgtacttttattaaaatccaTCATTGTGTGCCTGACGTTTTTTCTTGCAATTCATTGCTTAATGTGCTGGTAAAACATGGGAAAGTTGAAATTGCATGTAAGGTGTATGATGAAATGGTTGATAGAAATGGGGAAGTTGATAATTACACTGTTTGTATAATGGTAAAAGGTCTGTGTAAAGAAGGGAAAGTTGAGGATGGTTGGAAGTTGATTGAGAAGAGATGGGGAAGAGGGTGTATGCCGAATATTGTGTTTTATAATACTCTAATTGATGGGTATTGCAAGAAAGGAGATACTGAAAGGGCTAATGTACTCTTCAAGGAGTTGAAAATGAAGGGTTTCTTACCTACAGTGAAGACTTATGGTGCCATAATTAATGGGTTCTGTAAAAAAGGGAAGTTTGAGGTGGTTGATAAGCTTCTAGTTGAAATGAGCGAGAGAGGTTTGGATGTTagtattcatatttataataatattattgatgctcaatttaagcatgGCTGTAGAATTGAAGCAGCAGATACTGTAGGATGGATGATTAAAAGTGGTTGTGATCCTGATATGGCAACATATAATATCTTGATTACTGGTTCATGCAGCTGTGGAGAAGTTCATAAAGCTGAACAACTTCTAGAACAAGCTATAAAGAGGGGATTGTTGCCCAATAAAGTTAGTTATACTCCTCTTATACACAACTATTGCAAACAAGGGGAATACTTGAGGGCCTTAGATTTGCTTATTAAGATGTCAGAGAGAGGACATAAGCCTGATTTGGTTACTTATGCAGCACTTATCCATGGGCTTATTGTTGCAGGGGAGGTTGATGTTGCATTAACAGTTCGAAATAAAATGGTGGAAAAGGGAGTATTGCCTGATGCAAATATTTACAATGTTTTGATGAGTGGACTTTGCAAGAAAGGGAGGCTTCCCGCTGCTAAGGTCCTGCTTGCAGAGATGCTTGACCAAAATGTAGCCCCTGATGCATTTATTACTGCTACCTTGGTTGATGGATTTATAAGACATGGTGACTTTGAAGAAGCCAAAAAACTTTTTGAGCTCACAATTGAAAAGGGTATAGATCCTGGTGTTGTTGGATATAATGCCATGATTAAGGGTTATTGCAAATTTGGAATGATGAAGGATGCACTGCTATGCTTTAAAAGAATGATACAAGGGCTTCATTCTCCAGATGAGTTCACCTATTCTACAATCATAGATGGATACATAAAGATGAATGACTTGCATGGAGCACTGAGAATGTTTGGACTGATGGTGAAAGGGGCCTGCAAACCAAATGTGGTAACTTATACCTTGCTAATTAATGGGTTTTGTCTCAGCGGAGACATCAATAGAGCAGAAAAAACTTTTAAACAGATGCGATCTCTTAGATTGAAGCCCAATGTAGTAACATATACAATACTTATTGGTTGCTTTTGTAAAGGGGTTAATCTCACTAAGGCTTGCTCCTTTTTTGAGCAAATGTTGATGGAGAAGTGCCTCCCTAATGATGTTACCTACAATTATTTGATGAATGGCTTAACAAATAacgttgattttgtgatttctAACCAAAGAAGTGAACAGACTGAGAATTCTCTAGTCCTGGAATCTTTTGGAATGATGATTTCAGATGGATGGGATAGGAGGGCTGCTTCCTATAATTCTATACTCATCTGCCTTTGCCAACATAAAATGGTGAAACATGCTTTGCATTTGCGCGATAAAATGATGAGCAAGGGATTCCTTCCGGATCCTGTTTCTCTTGTTGCACTGCTGCATGGCCTTTGCTTGGAAGGAAGATCACAGGATTGGAACAATGTCATCTCCTGTAAACTGAATGAACGAGAACTCCAAGTTGCTGTCAAGTACTCAGAGAAATTGGATGCGTTCCTCTCCCAGGGACAAACTTCTGAGGCCTCGTTGATTTTGCATTCCTTGGCTGATCAGTTCAGCCTCCAGATGGAAGAAGTGGATAACCTCGAGGCCTCATCGAAAACCAGACCTTTGAATTGA